One stretch of bacterium DNA includes these proteins:
- a CDS encoding (2Fe-2S)-binding protein, whose protein sequence is MEITIALTVNEEAYDVIVRPHWTLLDVLRDRLALTGTKKGCEGGACGCCTVLIDGEPALSCLTLAVRCDDKHVTTVEGLARDGTLHPLQEAAVAYGAVQCGFCTPGWLLSAKALLDGNPAPTREDIRAAISGNLCRCTGYRKIEDAVLAAAARTQDDPQHTAVAGVLGPAHTNG, encoded by the coding sequence ATGGAGATCACAATCGCCCTAACCGTCAATGAGGAAGCGTACGACGTGATCGTGCGGCCGCATTGGACGCTCCTGGACGTGCTGAGGGACCGGCTGGCGCTGACCGGCACGAAGAAAGGCTGTGAGGGCGGCGCCTGCGGGTGCTGCACCGTGCTCATCGACGGAGAACCGGCCCTCAGCTGCCTGACGTTGGCGGTCCGGTGCGACGACAAGCACGTCACGACCGTCGAGGGTCTGGCACGCGACGGCACGCTCCATCCGCTGCAGGAAGCCGCGGTTGCCTACGGCGCGGTGCAGTGCGGCTTCTGCACGCCGGGCTGGCTGCTCTCGGCAAAGGCGCTATTGGACGGCAACCCGGCGCCGACGCGCGAGGACATCCGCGCGGCGATCTCGGGCAACCTCTGCCGCTGCACCGGTTATCGCAAGATCGAGGACGCCGTCCTCGCGGCGGCGGCAAGGACCCAGGATGACCCGCAGCACACCGCGGTGGCCGGGGTGCTCGGGCCGGCGCACACGAACGGCTAG